The following proteins are co-located in the Carassius gibelio isolate Cgi1373 ecotype wild population from Czech Republic chromosome A21, carGib1.2-hapl.c, whole genome shotgun sequence genome:
- the LOC127942290 gene encoding olfactory receptor 52Z1P-like, which produces MKNSSVVSLIILEAFYRMEDLKYLYIVIFFMLYMLVLFANLTVIFVVISNKVLHKPMHIFLCNLAVNGIYGSTALLPPMLSTLMSPFHVVSLACCKAQTYFLHTYVIIEFTILSVMCYDRYVAICYPLQYHTIMTITKVYKLIVFSWGYPLVAFALFFILTLRLTQCRNIIGRVYCSNYSLVKLSCDDTNVVSTIGLVSVVVYTFPQLVMTFYSYGHILKICFTATKESKIKALKTCTPHLFAIMNYSVGCFFEIVQSRFDTSYLPFETQIFMSLYFLIFPPILNPAIYGLSIQALRSNIFRLCGSKNKILPLM; this is translated from the coding sequence atgaaaaactCATCAGTTGTGTCATTGATAATACTGGAAGCCTTTTACAGAATGGAGGACCTGAAATATCTATACATTGTCATCTTTTTCATGTTATACATGCTTGTACTCTTTGCAAACCTCACTGTGATCTTTGTCGTTATTAGCAACAAAGTGCTTCATAAACCAATGCACATCTTTCTTTGTAACTTGGCTGTAAATGGCATCTATGGTAGCACAGCTTTGCTTCCCCCCATGCTATCTACTTTAATGTCTCCTTTTCATGTGGTATCTCTGGCATGCTGTAAGGCTCAAACTTACTTCCTGCACACATATGTTATCATAGAGTTCACCATTTTGTCAGTGATGTGCTATGATCGCTATGTGGCCATCTGCTATCCACTGCAGTATCACACTATTATGACGATCACAAAAGTGTATAAACTAATAGTTTTCTCATGGGGTTATCCTTTAGTGGCATTCGCATTGTTTTTTATTCTGACTCTGCGCTTGACACAATGTAGAAACATTATAGGGCGAGTCTACTGCTCCAACTATTCTCTTGTCAAACTGTCCTGTGATGACACAAATGTTGTGAGTACTATTGGACTGGTTTCTGTTGTTGTATACACTTTTCCTCAGCTTGTGATGACTTTCTATTCATATGGACATATTCTTAAAATATGCTTTACTGCAACTAAAGAGTCTAAAATAAAAGCACTGAAGACCTGCACTCCACACTTATTTGCAATAATGAACTATAGTGTGGGATGTTTTTTTGAAATTGTACAAAGTCGCTTTGACACAAGTTATCTCCCATTTGAAACACAAATATTTATGTCACTTTATTTCTTGATATTTCCTCCTATTCTGAATCCAGCCATTTATGGGCTGAGTATTCAGGCTCTGAGAAGCAATATTTTTCGACTTTGTGGCTCTAAGAATAAGATACTGCCTTTAATGTAG
- the LOC127942291 gene encoding olfactory receptor 52Z1P-like translates to MKNSSVVSLIILEAFYRMEDLKYLYIVIFFMLYMLVLFANLTVIFVVISNKVLHKPMHIFLCNLAVNGIYGSTALLPPMLSTLMSPFQVVSLACCKAQTYFLHTYTIIEYTILSVMCYDRYVAICYPLQYHTIMTITKVYKLIVFSWGYPLVAFALFFILTLRLTQCRNIIGRVYCSNYSLVKLSCDDTNVVSTIGLVSVVVYSFPQIVMTFYSYGHILKICFTASKESKIKALKTCTPHLFAIMNYSVGCFFEIVQSRFDTSYLPFETQIFMSLYFLIFPPILNPAIYGLSIQALRSNIFSTLWL, encoded by the coding sequence ATGAAAAACTCATCAGTTGTGTCATTGATAATACTGGAAGCCTTTTACAGAATGGAGGACCTGAAATATCTATACATTGTCATCTTTTTCATGTTATACATGCTTGTACTCTTTGCAAACCTCACTGTGATCTTTGTCGTTATTAGCAACAAAGTGCTTCATAAACCAATGCACATCTTTCTTTGTAACTTGGCTGTAAATGGCATCTATGGTAGCACAGCTTTGCTTCCCCCCATGCTATCTACTTTAATGTCTCCTTTTCAAGTGGTATCTCTGGCATGCTGTAAGGCTCAAACTTACTTCCTGCACACATATACTATCATAGAGTACACCATTTTGTCAGTGATGTGCTATGATCGCTATGTGGCAATCTGCTATCCACTGCAGTATCACACTATTATGACGATCACAAAAGTGTATAAACTAATAGTTTTCTCATGGGGTTATCCTTTAGTGGCATTCGCATTGTTTTTTATTCTGACTCTGCGCTTGACACAATGTAGAAACATTATAGGGCGAGTCTACTGCTCCAACTATTCTCTTGTCAAACTGTCCTGTGATGACACAAATGTTGTGAGTACTATTGGACTGGTTTCTGTTGTTGTATACAGTTTTCCTCAGATTGTGATGACTTTCTATTCATATGGACATATTCTTAAAATATGCTTTACTGCAAGTAAAGAGTCTAAAATAAAAGCACTGAAGACCTGCACTCCACACTTATTTGCAATAATGAACTATAGTGTGGGATGTTTTTTTGAAATTGTACAAAGTCGCTTTGACACAAGTTATCTCCCATTTGAAACACAAATATTTATGTCACTTTATTTCTTGATATTTCCTCCTATTCTGAATCCTGCCATTTATGGGCTGAGTATTCAGGCTCTGAGAAGCAATATTTTTTCGACTTTGTGGCTCTAA